A part of Marinomonas rhizomae genomic DNA contains:
- a CDS encoding Calx-beta domain-containing protein: MTVGGKTGTATIIDNDDAPTIDNVSQAVNADGDAVDEGEGAVFTVSLSNASSSAQTFTFSLADGTAGSDDYNTDLSNVTFGTGVTNNGDGTITVDAGVTEFTATVATTDDTIDEADETFTLTVGGKTGTATIIDNDDAPTIDNVSQAVNADGDAVDEGEGAVFTVSLSNASSSAQTFTFSLADGTAGSDDYNTDLSNVTFGTGVTNNGDGTITVDAGVTEFTATVATTDDTIDEADETFTLTVGGKTGASGTATIIDNDDAPTIDNVSQAVNADGDAVDEGEGAVFTVSLSNASSSAQTFTFSLADGTAGSDDYNTDLSNVTFGTGVTNNGG; the protein is encoded by the coding sequence TTGACGGTTGGCGGCAAGACAGGCACAGCAACGATCATAGACAACGACGATGCACCGACGATCGATAACGTGAGCCAAGCGGTGAATGCGGATGGCGACGCGGTGGATGAAGGCGAAGGCGCGGTGTTCACCGTGAGCCTAAGCAACGCCAGCAGCTCGGCTCAAACGTTCACGTTTAGCTTGGCAGACGGCACGGCGGGCAGCGACGACTACAACACAGACCTGTCGAACGTGACGTTCGGCACAGGCGTGACGAACAACGGTGACGGCACGATCACGGTCGATGCGGGCGTGACGGAGTTCACGGCGACGGTCGCGACGACCGATGACACGATCGACGAAGCGGATGAAACGTTCACGTTGACGGTTGGCGGCAAGACAGGCACAGCAACGATCATAGACAACGACGATGCACCGACGATCGATAACGTGAGCCAAGCGGTGAATGCGGATGGCGACGCGGTGGATGAAGGCGAAGGCGCGGTGTTCACCGTGAGCCTAAGCAACGCCAGCAGCTCGGCTCAAACGTTCACGTTTAGCTTGGCAGACGGCACGGCGGGCAGCGACGACTACAACACAGACCTGTCGAACGTGACGTTCGGCACAGGCGTGACGAACAACGGTGACGGCACGATCACGGTCGATGCGGGCGTGACGGAGTTCACGGCGACGGTCGCGACGACCGATGACACGATCGACGAAGCGGATGAAACGTTCACGTTGACGGTTGGCGGCAAGACTGGCGCGAGCGGCACAGCAACGATCATAGACAACGACGATGCACCGACGATCGATAACGTGAGCCAAGCGGTGAATGCGGATGGCGACGCGGTGGATGAAGGCGAAGGCGCGGTGTTCACCGTGAGCCTAAGCAACGCCAGCAGCTCGGCTCAAACGTTCACGTTTAGCTTGGCAGACGGCACGGCGGGCAGCGACGACTACAACACAGACCTGTCGAACGTGACGTTCGGCACAGGCGTGACGAACAACGGTGGATAG